A region from the archaeon BMS3Bbin15 genome encodes:
- the ndhC gene encoding NAD(P)H-quinone oxidoreductase subunit 3, with protein sequence MGLSEDFIPIAIFVVVGLMFPMVTVFVSSLLRRQKKPEPDKYLTYECSVIPTGSAWMQHNVEYYMYALLFVVFDVETVFLYPWAVVFKKIGIFATIDVIIFIFVLAFGLVYAWKKGALEWMNGGASWR encoded by the coding sequence TTGGGCCTTTCAGAGGATTTCATACCGATTGCTATTTTCGTTGTAGTAGGACTGATGTTTCCTATGGTTACAGTATTTGTTTCCAGCCTTCTAAGGAGGCAGAAGAAGCCTGAGCCAGATAAGTATTTAACATACGAGTGCAGTGTAATCCCCACTGGTTCTGCATGGATGCAGCATAATGTTGAGTATTATATGTATGCTTTGCTTTTTGTTGTATTTGATGTTGAAACAGTGTTCCTTTATCCATGGGCGGTTGTATTTAAGAAGATTGGGATTTTTGCTACGATTGATGTTATAATTTTTATTTTTGTTCTGGCTTTCGGTCTGGTTTATGCGTGGAAAAAAGGAGCTCTTGAGTGGATGAATGGAGGCGCTTCATGGAGATAA
- a CDS encoding universal stress protein family protein: MKKVLIAIDGSDSSIKALDIGGKLAEKFGSELYLVHIARLGDFYDPILLGPEFTEVLESLKREGKDITDLLKEKGNKILKAGIARLGSGVPVAKEIVKLGNPAEGIIKTAEEEGVDIIVLGPHSKRKSLIMGSVAREVVELSPCSVLVAR, translated from the coding sequence ATGAAAAAGGTGCTCATAGCCATAGACGGAAGTGATAGTTCGATTAAGGCACTGGATATAGGGGGTAAACTAGCTGAAAAATTTGGGTCCGAGCTTTATCTTGTACATATTGCTCGGTTGGGAGACTTTTACGACCCTATACTCCTGGGGCCCGAGTTTACAGAAGTCCTGGAAAGTCTGAAGCGGGAAGGAAAAGACATCACCGACCTTCTTAAAGAGAAGGGAAATAAGATACTCAAGGCAGGTATTGCCCGTCTTGGAAGCGGCGTTCCCGTGGCAAAAGAGATTGTAAAGCTTGGCAATCCAGCAGAGGGAATAATAAAGACCGCTGAAGAGGAAGGTGTCGACATCATCGTTCTGGGACCACATTCAAAGCGCAAGAGTCTGATTATGGGCAGCGTTGCAAGAGAGGTTGTTGAACTATCACCATGCAGTGTTCTCGTGGCGAGGTAG
- the ndhK gene encoding NAD(P)H-quinone oxidoreductase subunit K gives MEIRLPGVVLTKLDRLVFDRARAYAMWPLTFGIACCAIEMMATGTSRYDAFERFGMLFRATPRQADLMIVAGTVTEKMAPNVRRLYEQMPEPKYVIAMGECAISGGPFYEGYSVVDGVDKVIPVDVYVPGCPPRPETLIDAIVKLQKKIIAGKIER, from the coding sequence ATGGAGATAAGGCTTCCCGGTGTGGTTTTAACAAAACTTGATAGACTGGTTTTTGATAGGGCGAGGGCCTATGCGATGTGGCCTCTTACCTTTGGTATAGCATGCTGTGCTATTGAGATGATGGCAACGGGCACATCCAGATATGATGCTTTTGAACGCTTTGGTATGCTTTTCAGGGCTACGCCAAGGCAGGCAGATTTGATGATAGTTGCTGGAACAGTTACTGAAAAGATGGCACCCAATGTCAGGAGACTATATGAGCAGATGCCAGAGCCCAAATATGTTATTGCAATGGGTGAGTGTGCCATCTCTGGTGGCCCTTTCTATGAAGGCTACAGCGTGGTGGATGGCGTAGATAAGGTTATACCTGTTGATGTTTATGTGCCTGGCTGTCCGCCAAGGCCTGAAACACTTATTGATGCGATTGTAAAGCTTCAGAAGAAAATCATAGCAGGAAAGATAGAGAGGTAA
- the pcm gene encoding protein-L-isoaspartate O-methyltransferase, which translates to MDKNSLPFERLRKEMVEKLEAEGIIRDSRIKEAVLTVPRHLFVPDRYEDIAYEDMPIHIGEGQTISAPHMVALMSEALDIKAEHRVLEVGSGSGYHACVTGFVANKGEVYSVERLASLAEIARKNIERAGLCRNVKIIVGDGSKGYAEAAPYDRICVTAGAPKVPKVLKEQMKIRGKLLIPVGSRGVQELLRITKTGKDRYIEENLGGCVFVPLIGENAWH; encoded by the coding sequence ATGGATAAAAATTCTTTGCCCTTCGAGAGACTCAGAAAGGAAATGGTAGAAAAGCTCGAAGCTGAGGGAATTATCAGAGACAGCAGGATTAAAGAAGCCGTGCTCACTGTGCCCAGGCATTTATTTGTGCCAGATAGATATGAAGATATAGCCTATGAAGATATGCCCATTCATATAGGCGAAGGGCAGACAATCTCTGCACCCCATATGGTAGCACTTATGTCCGAGGCACTGGATATCAAAGCTGAGCACAGGGTTCTTGAGGTTGGTTCTGGCTCTGGTTATCATGCCTGTGTTACTGGCTTTGTCGCAAATAAAGGAGAGGTCTATTCTGTCGAAAGGCTCGCATCACTTGCCGAAATAGCAAGAAAGAATATAGAAAGAGCAGGACTGTGCAGAAATGTAAAAATAATTGTTGGAGACGGGAGTAAAGGTTATGCAGAAGCTGCACCTTATGACAGAATATGTGTGACTGCCGGCGCTCCGAAAGTTCCCAAAGTGCTCAAGGAACAGATGAAAATAAGGGGTAAGCTTTTAATTCCTGTCGGCTCGAGGGGTGTACAGGAGCTTCTGAGAATAACAAAAACTGGCAAAGACAGGTATATCGAAGAGAACCTCGGAGGGTGTGTCTTTGTACCTCTTATAGGAGAGAATGCCTGGCATTAA
- the nuoC1 gene encoding NADH-quinone oxidoreductase subunit C 1, producing the protein MTEDKQELTHEVLEKLKSEFGDKIVEAEVKRETRLRIKIKGEDVFEIAGYLKNQLDFDHLSSIASVDYPETFEVVYHIWSYPRKVLIQVNALVDKESVRIKSLTPLWKSADWHEREVYDMMGIIFEGHPNLKRMLLPEDFKGYPLRKDFKLEPKPWYKED; encoded by the coding sequence ATGACAGAGGATAAGCAGGAGCTAACACATGAAGTACTTGAAAAATTAAAATCTGAGTTTGGCGATAAAATTGTAGAGGCCGAAGTAAAGAGAGAGACACGACTCAGGATAAAAATTAAGGGTGAAGATGTCTTTGAAATTGCTGGTTATCTTAAGAATCAGCTTGATTTTGACCATCTATCCAGCATAGCATCAGTGGATTATCCCGAGACGTTTGAAGTGGTCTATCATATATGGTCTTACCCAAGGAAGGTTTTGATACAGGTGAATGCTCTGGTGGATAAGGAGAGTGTCAGAATAAAAAGCCTGACACCACTCTGGAAGTCTGCCGACTGGCATGAGAGAGAAGTCTATGATATGATGGGAATTATCTTTGAGGGGCACCCTAACCTGAAGAGAATGCTTTTACCTGAAGACTTTAAGGGCTATCCGCTGAGGAAGGATTTCAAACTAGAGCCCAAGCCATGGTATAAGGAGGATTAG
- the ideR gene encoding iron-dependent repressor IdeR produces the protein MAISENIEEYLESLWIITVERNEALAKINEIAEALKISPPSVVEMLRKMEKLGLVEYEARTGIRLSEEGRKKAERIIRQHRLAELLLTEILDLKLSDDTHNKACDLEHHISKDVAEAVCMKLNHPRKCPHGKPIPRGECCP, from the coding sequence ATGGCGATTTCAGAGAATATTGAAGAATACCTTGAATCTCTATGGATAATTACTGTGGAGAGGAATGAAGCTCTTGCCAAGATTAACGAGATAGCCGAGGCTCTGAAGATTTCACCACCCAGTGTTGTGGAGATGCTGAGGAAAATGGAAAAGCTTGGTCTTGTGGAATATGAGGCAAGGACAGGTATAAGGCTGTCAGAGGAGGGAAGAAAAAAGGCTGAGAGGATTATAAGGCAGCATCGCCTTGCTGAGCTTCTTTTAACTGAAATTCTTGACCTCAAGCTGAGCGATGATACCCATAATAAAGCCTGTGACCTGGAGCATCACATAAGTAAAGACGTGGCAGAAGCAGTGTGTATGAAACTCAATCATCCCAGGAAATGTCCACACGGCAAACCGATTCCCCGTGGTGAATGTTGCCCTTAA